Proteins encoded by one window of Longibacter salinarum:
- a CDS encoding TetR/AcrR family transcriptional regulator gives MSSSTSRELSRRERERQMRRRAMLDAAQSVFAEKGYARATLDEIAERAEFGKGTIYNYFEGGKEDILYAIFDKTYQEITKIISETFATDDGERTLRDRYHDLVVRGFEFYSNREDILIILQKEAYRMGFSDDTDRARWFHEWHERILSAACPAIEGAIETGEIRDLPATAVAHMLIKNLDNLLVHRSLARRSHETLDECTSAVSLHDDPNAAAEFLTSMLFDGLVTHDAPPLPAPPPERST, from the coding sequence ATGTCATCCTCCACCTCCCGCGAGTTGTCCCGTCGTGAGCGGGAACGCCAGATGCGTCGGCGCGCCATGCTGGACGCCGCCCAGTCGGTTTTTGCTGAGAAAGGATATGCCCGGGCGACGCTCGATGAGATCGCCGAGCGTGCCGAATTCGGCAAAGGCACGATCTACAACTACTTCGAAGGCGGTAAGGAAGACATCCTGTACGCCATCTTCGACAAGACGTATCAGGAGATCACGAAGATTATCTCCGAAACATTTGCGACGGATGATGGCGAGCGTACGCTTCGAGATCGCTACCACGACCTCGTGGTCCGCGGCTTCGAATTCTATAGCAACCGGGAGGATATCCTGATTATCCTCCAAAAGGAAGCGTACCGCATGGGATTCAGCGACGATACGGACCGCGCCCGGTGGTTTCATGAGTGGCACGAACGAATCTTGTCCGCTGCCTGCCCGGCGATTGAGGGGGCGATCGAAACCGGAGAAATCCGAGATCTCCCGGCCACCGCCGTCGCACACATGCTGATCAAGAACCTCGACAACCTGCTCGTCCACCGCTCCCTCGCCCGGCGGAGCCATGAGACACTCGACGAATGCACGTCTGCCGTCAGCCTGCATGACGATCCCAACGCAGCTGCCGAATTCCTCACGTCGATGCTCTTCGATGGTCTCGTCACACACGACGCCCCCCCCCTCCCGGCTCCGCCTCCTGAACGCTCTACGTGA
- a CDS encoding TolC family protein has product MHRLRPFRLLLTATTVLLGVVLLSISPPAHAQNTTDASDDVLWVRQDPLGSEPSAKGPRLSDENADVIAARLARQVIRSSAPDTTERDRVYTDGEQQTLTLRDAVRIALKENYDLRDAELDVQDARAQVKEARGSVFPRVDVNGSYTRNVVQANPFAGSDVSSIFGGGAQSDWVAFNERRRTDGDPSTEPITIDEFRERQQEAREAAGVNFADSSNPFGVDNEFLGSVQLTQTLYDKSAFSALRGAQQFQDVSRRGLDRRVQTVANDVYEAFYAALLAKEQVRVLRQRTERTEETLQEVSARVRRGVAPKLQRMSTEVELSNLRTELIQAENDAGLALDQLKVTLGLSVDADIQLNGELETDSQDLFINTSTQAAISQAVEQRADLKRAQLAIELREIQQETIEAEYYPQLEAVATFSYSGRVPDNREQILTDPNDPFFYDTLERDFFDDSYWNPTLTAGLRMSWNVFNGFQTSARMEQQDVAIHRAQLQHDQLRQSIELEVSSALRRLQTARRRIQSQRQTVDNAETNYRHTERRLAEGVSSPLELRDASDQLDRSRLNYLQAVYDYLVARSDFETAVGMPLTPATDNYQMTAR; this is encoded by the coding sequence ATGCACCGCCTCCGACCCTTTCGCTTGCTGCTGACTGCGACAACCGTTCTCCTCGGTGTTGTTCTGCTGAGTATTTCGCCGCCAGCCCATGCGCAGAACACAACGGACGCCTCTGACGACGTGCTCTGGGTCCGCCAGGACCCGCTGGGAAGCGAACCCTCAGCAAAGGGCCCGCGGCTCAGCGACGAAAACGCAGATGTTATCGCGGCTCGCCTTGCCCGTCAGGTCATCCGCTCCTCTGCTCCGGACACCACGGAGCGCGACCGGGTCTACACCGACGGCGAACAGCAGACGCTGACACTCCGGGATGCCGTGCGGATCGCGCTGAAGGAGAACTACGACCTGCGCGACGCTGAGCTCGATGTGCAGGACGCTCGGGCGCAGGTCAAAGAGGCACGCGGCTCGGTCTTCCCCCGAGTCGATGTTAACGGTAGCTACACCCGTAACGTCGTTCAGGCCAACCCCTTCGCCGGCAGCGACGTCTCCTCCATTTTCGGCGGCGGCGCTCAAAGCGACTGGGTGGCATTCAACGAGCGCCGACGGACCGACGGCGACCCGTCGACCGAGCCAATTACGATCGATGAGTTTCGCGAGCGGCAACAAGAGGCCCGCGAAGCCGCCGGCGTCAACTTCGCAGACTCAAGCAACCCTTTCGGCGTCGACAATGAATTCCTCGGCTCCGTGCAGCTCACGCAGACGCTCTATGACAAGAGTGCCTTTTCCGCCCTCCGCGGGGCACAGCAATTTCAGGACGTGAGCCGTCGCGGTCTGGATCGAAGGGTGCAGACGGTTGCGAATGATGTCTACGAAGCGTTCTATGCCGCCCTCCTCGCGAAAGAACAGGTCCGTGTCCTACGCCAGCGCACCGAGCGCACCGAAGAAACACTGCAGGAAGTTTCTGCTCGCGTCCGCCGCGGTGTCGCCCCCAAACTCCAGCGCATGAGCACGGAGGTCGAGCTGTCCAACCTTCGCACCGAGCTGATCCAGGCAGAAAACGATGCCGGCCTCGCCCTCGACCAACTCAAGGTGACACTTGGGCTTTCGGTCGACGCGGACATTCAACTGAATGGAGAGCTGGAAACAGATTCTCAGGACCTGTTCATCAATACCTCCACGCAGGCGGCCATTTCGCAGGCGGTCGAGCAACGTGCCGACTTGAAGCGAGCGCAACTGGCCATCGAGCTTCGTGAGATTCAGCAGGAAACCATCGAGGCAGAGTACTACCCGCAACTCGAAGCGGTGGCCACGTTCAGTTACAGCGGGCGCGTTCCCGACAACCGGGAGCAAATTCTGACGGACCCGAACGATCCATTTTTCTACGACACGCTCGAGCGCGACTTTTTCGATGACTCGTACTGGAATCCGACGCTGACCGCCGGTCTGCGCATGTCGTGGAACGTGTTTAATGGCTTTCAGACCTCCGCCCGGATGGAGCAGCAGGATGTCGCGATTCATCGCGCGCAGCTTCAACACGACCAGCTACGCCAATCCATCGAACTGGAGGTATCCTCGGCCCTTCGTCGTCTCCAGACGGCGCGCCGCCGGATTCAGAGCCAGCGCCAGACCGTGGATAACGCCGAGACGAACTATCGACACACCGAGCGCCGACTCGCAGAGGGCGTCTCCAGCCCACTCGAACTGCGTGATGCATCTGATCAGCTTGACCGCAGCCGCTTGAATTACCTGCAGGCCGTCTACGATTACCTCGTCGCCCGAAGCGACTTCGAGACAGCCGTCGGCATGCCGCTTACGCCGGCTACCGACAACTACCAGATGACCGCCCGCTAA
- a CDS encoding efflux RND transporter periplasmic adaptor subunit: MYKRLFPLFLIPAALFLTVSMAGCSDSEVSAGSRGEETPTSSLTRVETLEMQVSSFEDVITLTGSVEALNDATLSAQASGTITQLVDRGTQVAAGARIAQIDPREEQASLDQLQAQFNLAEDRLERQRPLYQDSIISAIEFEQIQAEYNRTKAALEEARQRVDKTRITTPFAGSVEERFVERGEQVSPGTPIARVVGTNRVRVRAGVPERYANDIQQGTSVTLDFRRYGAGVRKSTVTFTGQAISPDTRTFPIEVELDNSNGRLKPEMVASVRVTRSTFDDALVVPRTAVVRDELGTHLYLASAMDSVHVVEKRDIVLGPSYGEKAVVQSGLETGESVIVVGQNNVAPGDTVNVTQTYTTLDAAGLPYEGPDTEGFGSPEMDSAEPDVTEDAPAQTP, translated from the coding sequence ATGTATAAACGACTCTTCCCGCTCTTCCTCATTCCCGCTGCGCTATTCCTCACGGTGAGCATGGCTGGCTGTAGCGACAGCGAGGTTTCCGCCGGCTCGCGAGGCGAAGAGACACCCACCTCTTCCCTGACCCGTGTCGAGACGCTGGAAATGCAGGTGAGCTCGTTCGAAGATGTCATCACGTTGACCGGGAGCGTTGAAGCGCTGAATGACGCAACGCTTTCGGCTCAGGCTTCGGGTACGATCACGCAACTCGTGGATCGCGGAACGCAGGTGGCCGCCGGGGCACGGATCGCACAGATCGACCCGCGTGAGGAGCAAGCGTCTCTTGATCAACTGCAGGCTCAGTTCAACCTCGCCGAGGACCGCCTCGAACGACAGCGTCCGCTCTATCAGGATTCCATCATCTCTGCGATCGAGTTCGAACAGATCCAGGCCGAGTACAACCGCACGAAAGCAGCACTCGAAGAGGCACGGCAGCGTGTCGACAAAACACGTATCACGACGCCCTTTGCCGGAAGCGTGGAAGAACGCTTCGTCGAAAGAGGGGAGCAGGTTTCCCCCGGGACTCCGATTGCCCGCGTCGTTGGAACCAATCGTGTCCGCGTCCGCGCCGGCGTCCCTGAGCGCTATGCCAACGATATCCAACAGGGTACATCCGTTACGCTCGACTTCCGTCGTTACGGCGCCGGGGTTCGAAAATCGACGGTCACGTTCACGGGTCAGGCCATCTCGCCGGACACCCGAACCTTCCCAATCGAGGTCGAACTTGACAATAGCAACGGACGCCTGAAGCCGGAGATGGTCGCCAGCGTCCGTGTGACGCGCTCGACGTTCGACGATGCCCTCGTCGTCCCGCGCACGGCCGTCGTCCGCGATGAACTTGGTACACACCTGTACCTGGCGTCCGCGATGGACAGTGTTCACGTCGTCGAGAAACGAGACATTGTCCTCGGCCCGAGTTACGGCGAGAAAGCTGTCGTTCAGTCCGGACTCGAGACGGGCGAATCCGTCATCGTGGTCGGACAGAACAACGTCGCGCCGGGTGACACCGTCAATGTGACACAGACGTACACCACGCTGGACGCCGCCGGTCTACCGTACGAAGGCCCCGACACCGAAGGCTTTGGGTCTCCCGAGATGGACAGCGCCGAACCGGACGTGACGGAGGACGCGCCGGCCCAGACGCCATAG